The Deltaproteobacteria bacterium PRO3 genome window below encodes:
- a CDS encoding DUF507 family protein, which translates to MRLKKEQIQKIAERVLDQLEKSKQIVAKADRPTLLQKIEQVITANFQAEDRLDEEAKGLLDKFRRQVPAGSINEHEMFQKIKKQLAKDKKFVI; encoded by the coding sequence ATGCGGCTGAAAAAAGAACAAATCCAAAAAATCGCCGAACGGGTCCTCGACCAACTGGAGAAGTCCAAGCAGATCGTCGCCAAAGCCGACCGCCCCACCCTGCTACAGAAAATCGAGCAGGTGATCACGGCCAATTTCCAGGCCGAGGACCGCCTGGACGAGGAGGCCAAGGGCCTGCTGGATAAATTCCGCCGCCAAGTCCCGGCCGGCTCGATCAACGAGCATGAGATGTTTCAAAAGATTAAGAAGCAATTGGCCAAGGACAAGAAGTTCGTGATTTGA
- a CDS encoding vancomycin resistance protein: MRSNLEAARNWFAFAWRRRLRACRNALRSGSFAVERADRDLPVAILEHRLPLRRRLAGVDPVLFENKRRNLELAIARLDGVLLKPGKIFSLWRLVGPPSAARGYVEGLVLQRGRPARGIGGGLCQLANALFWLALHSELKIVERHHHSLDLFPDDGRRVPFGTGASIVYNFKDLRFANEGARCYQFRLSLTQDELVARLLADAEPASRFRVCEAEHGFVQTPEGLYRRNLILREVADAAGRPLRTETLFRNFSKCQYSLQEAS; encoded by the coding sequence ATGCGAAGCAACCTTGAAGCCGCCCGCAACTGGTTCGCCTTCGCCTGGCGGCGCCGGCTTCGGGCCTGCCGAAACGCGCTGCGCAGCGGGAGCTTCGCCGTCGAACGCGCCGATCGCGACCTTCCCGTCGCGATCCTGGAGCACCGCCTCCCCCTCCGCCGGCGTCTCGCCGGCGTGGACCCGGTTCTTTTCGAGAACAAGCGCCGCAACCTCGAGTTGGCCATCGCCCGCCTCGACGGCGTCCTGCTTAAGCCCGGCAAAATCTTTTCCCTGTGGCGGCTGGTGGGCCCGCCCAGCGCGGCCCGCGGCTACGTGGAGGGCCTTGTCCTGCAACGCGGCCGTCCGGCGCGCGGCATTGGAGGCGGCCTCTGCCAGCTGGCCAACGCCCTTTTCTGGCTGGCCCTGCACTCCGAGCTCAAGATCGTCGAGCGCCACCATCACAGCCTCGACCTCTTCCCCGACGATGGTCGTCGGGTGCCCTTCGGCACGGGCGCGAGCATCGTCTACAACTTCAAGGACCTGCGCTTCGCCAACGAAGGCGCGCGATGCTACCAATTCCGCCTGAGCCTGACCCAAGACGAGCTGGTCGCCCGCCTGCTCGCCGACGCCGAGCCCGCGAGCCGATTCCGGGTATGCGAGGCGGAGCACGGCTTCGTCCAGACGCCCGAAGGCCTGTACCGCCGCAACCTCATCCTGCGCGAGGTCGCGGACGCCGCGGGCCGGCCCCTGCGCACCGAAACCTTGTTCCGAAATTTTTCGAAGTGCCAATACTCGCTCCAGGAGGCCTCATGA
- a CDS encoding DUF507 family protein has protein sequence MKLSEERVSHLAHLVWDALYDEDLVDYPNDEEALKAIKRAMLDYLKTDDQIDDLARQKILSQKRGIQEGSREWDILYRKYYEEEAAKKRF, from the coding sequence ATGAAACTGAGCGAAGAAAGAGTCTCCCACCTAGCCCACCTGGTCTGGGACGCCCTCTACGACGAGGACCTGGTCGACTATCCCAACGACGAGGAGGCCCTCAAGGCCATCAAGCGGGCGATGCTCGACTACCTGAAGACCGACGACCAGATCGACGACCTGGCCCGCCAAAAGATCCTCTCCCAAAAGCGCGGCATCCAGGAGGGCAGCCGCGAATGGGACATCCTGTACCGAAAATATTATGAGGAAGAGGCCGCCAAGAAGCGCTTTTAA
- the aroF gene encoding 3-deoxy-7-phosphoheptulonate synthase, translated as MIIVMRTDATKDQLKEVVRHIEKMGFKAHVIHGQDRDVVGAVGHEKKKQDLMVLTTLVGVEAVIPISKPYKLASRELRPKPTVVKVAPGVAVGPESFIVMAGPCSVESEAQIVKTAKAVKKAGAQVLRGGAYKPRTSPYDFQGLAEEGLRLLEIAKRETGLPLVTEVLSQRDVETVERSADILQVGARNVQNFALLKELGQVKKPVLLKRGMSTTIKEWLMSAEYILAEGNREVILCERGIRTFETATRNTLDLSAVPVLREQTHLPVIIDPSHGTGVRHYVPPLAMAAAAVGADGLMVEVHPTPEQALSDGAQSLTLEMFAEMMEKLKPLIALMGRSL; from the coding sequence ATGATCATCGTGATGCGGACCGACGCCACCAAGGACCAGCTAAAAGAGGTGGTTCGGCACATCGAGAAGATGGGCTTCAAGGCCCACGTCATCCACGGCCAGGACCGGGACGTGGTCGGGGCCGTCGGGCACGAGAAAAAGAAACAAGATTTGATGGTCTTGACGACCTTGGTCGGCGTCGAGGCGGTGATTCCCATCTCCAAGCCCTACAAGCTGGCCAGCCGCGAACTGCGGCCCAAACCCACCGTCGTGAAGGTCGCCCCCGGCGTCGCGGTCGGCCCCGAGTCCTTCATCGTGATGGCCGGCCCCTGCAGCGTCGAGAGCGAGGCGCAGATCGTCAAGACCGCCAAGGCGGTGAAAAAGGCCGGGGCCCAGGTGCTGCGCGGCGGGGCCTACAAGCCGCGCACCTCGCCCTATGATTTTCAAGGTCTGGCGGAGGAGGGGCTGCGCCTTTTGGAAATCGCGAAGCGCGAGACCGGCCTGCCGCTGGTCACCGAGGTTTTGAGCCAGCGCGACGTCGAGACCGTGGAGCGCTCGGCCGACATCCTGCAGGTCGGGGCGCGGAACGTGCAAAACTTCGCCCTGCTGAAGGAATTGGGCCAGGTGAAAAAGCCGGTGTTGCTCAAGCGCGGGATGTCGACGACGATCAAGGAGTGGCTGATGAGCGCGGAGTACATCCTCGCCGAGGGCAACCGCGAGGTCATCCTCTGCGAGCGCGGGATCCGCACCTTCGAGACGGCGACCCGCAACACGCTCGACCTAAGCGCCGTGCCGGTGCTGCGCGAACAGACCCACCTGCCCGTCATCATCGACCCCTCGCACGGGACGGGGGTGCGCCATTACGTCCCGCCGCTGGCGATGGCGGCCGCGGCGGTGGGCGCCGACGGCCTGATGGTCGAGGTGCACCCGACGCCCGAGCAGGCGCTGAGCGACGGGGCGCAGTCGCTCACCCTCGAGATGTTTGCCGAGATGATGGAGAAGCTGAAGCCGCTGATTGCATTGATGGGGCGTTCCCTGTAG
- the groL gene encoding chaperonin GroEL has protein sequence MAKIIAFDEAARNKILAGVNTLADAVKVTLGPKGRNVVLEKSFGSPTITKDGVSVAKEIELEDKFENMGAQMVKEVASKTSDVAGDGTTTATVLAQSIFREGAKMVAAGLDPMALKRGIEKAVAVCVDELKKLSKSTKDRKEIAQVGTISANNDETIGGIIAEAMDKVGKEGVITVEEAKGMETTLDVVEGMQFDRGYLSPYFVTDPERMEAVLENPYILIHEKKISSMKELLPVLEQIAKLGRPLVIIAEEVEGEALATLVVNKLRGTLQVAAVKAPGFGDRRKAMLEDIAILTGGKCLAEELGLKLEQVQLSDLGKAKRIVIDKDNTTIVDGAGKKADIEGRVKQIRAQVEETTSDYDKEKLQERLAKLVGGVAVINVGAATEVEMKEKKARVEDALHATRAAVEEGIVPGGGVALIRCIPALEKIKASDEEQSGVNIVRRALEEPCRQIAENAGVEGAVVIDKIKAGKNAFGFNAASEEFEDLLQAGIIDPTKVTRSALQNAASIAALMITTEALIADKPEEKKEIPGGHGGGMGGMGGMM, from the coding sequence ATGGCTAAAATTATCGCTTTTGACGAAGCCGCACGAAACAAGATCCTCGCCGGGGTCAACACCCTGGCCGACGCGGTAAAAGTGACCCTCGGCCCCAAGGGCCGCAACGTCGTCCTCGAGAAGTCCTTCGGCAGCCCCACCATCACCAAGGACGGCGTCTCCGTCGCCAAGGAGATCGAGCTGGAAGACAAGTTCGAGAACATGGGCGCGCAGATGGTCAAGGAAGTCGCCAGCAAGACCAGCGACGTCGCCGGCGACGGCACGACCACCGCGACCGTCCTCGCCCAATCCATCTTCCGCGAAGGCGCCAAGATGGTCGCCGCGGGCCTCGACCCGATGGCGCTGAAGCGCGGCATCGAGAAGGCCGTGGCCGTCTGCGTCGACGAGCTGAAGAAGCTCAGCAAGTCCACCAAAGACCGAAAAGAGATCGCCCAAGTCGGCACCATCTCGGCCAACAACGACGAGACCATCGGTGGCATCATCGCCGAGGCGATGGACAAGGTCGGTAAGGAAGGCGTCATCACGGTCGAAGAGGCCAAGGGCATGGAGACCACCCTGGACGTGGTCGAGGGCATGCAGTTCGACCGCGGCTACCTCTCGCCCTACTTCGTCACCGATCCCGAGCGCATGGAGGCGGTGCTGGAAAACCCCTACATCCTCATCCATGAAAAGAAGATCAGCTCGATGAAAGAGCTGCTCCCCGTCCTCGAGCAGATCGCCAAGCTGGGCCGTCCGCTGGTGATCATCGCCGAAGAGGTCGAGGGCGAGGCCCTGGCCACGCTGGTCGTCAACAAGCTGCGCGGCACCCTGCAGGTCGCGGCCGTCAAGGCCCCGGGCTTCGGCGACCGACGCAAGGCCATGCTGGAAGACATCGCCATCCTGACGGGCGGCAAGTGCCTGGCTGAAGAGCTGGGACTGAAGCTCGAGCAGGTGCAGCTCAGCGACTTGGGCAAGGCCAAGCGCATCGTCATCGACAAGGACAACACCACCATCGTCGACGGCGCCGGCAAGAAGGCCGACATCGAAGGCCGCGTGAAGCAGATCCGCGCCCAGGTCGAAGAAACCACCTCCGATTACGACAAAGAGAAGCTCCAAGAGCGCCTCGCCAAGCTGGTCGGCGGCGTCGCCGTCATCAACGTCGGCGCGGCCACCGAGGTCGAGATGAAGGAAAAGAAGGCCCGCGTCGAGGACGCCCTGCACGCGACCCGCGCGGCCGTCGAAGAGGGCATCGTGCCCGGCGGCGGCGTGGCCCTGATCCGCTGCATCCCGGCCCTCGAGAAGATCAAGGCCTCGGATGAGGAGCAATCGGGCGTCAACATCGTCCGTCGCGCCCTCGAAGAGCCTTGCCGCCAGATCGCCGAGAATGCGGGCGTCGAAGGCGCGGTCGTGATCGACAAGATCAAGGCCGGCAAGAACGCCTTCGGCTTCAACGCGGCCAGCGAGGAGTTCGAAGACCTCCTCCAGGCCGGCATCATCGACCCGACCAAGGTGACGCGTTCCGCGCTGCAGAACGCCGCCTCGATCGCGGCCCTCATGATCACCACCGAGGCCCTGATCGCCGACAAGCCGGAAGAGAAGAAAGAGATCCCCGGCGGCCACGGCGGCGGCATGGGCGGCATGGGCGGGATGATGTAA
- the hemE gene encoding uroporphyrinogen decarboxylase: MAKLVEKAGGKALSAPSMREVPLEDNSDAFRFFAELEAGAYDLFVLMTGVGLRTLLAALETKYPKERVLAAFEKTKVVVRGPKPLAVCKMQNIPVAVTVPEPNTWQEILAILREEALLAGKKIAVLEYGASNADFLEGLRAGGATVRPVKIYQWALPEDLGPLERGIEAILRGEVQVLLFTTATQVHHLLQVAGPRESALRRALHRVAIGSIGPTTSEALRERQLFADYEATPNKMPELVAQMAAVAGEIVARKNERADEAWVRTVGDGRTQGSPLPESRMLRACRKQPVDRIPVWLMRQAGRYMAEYQLVRGGVDFLTLCKTPELAAQVTLDAVERLNVDAAIIFADILLIVEPMGVPLEFKESLGPVIGRPVRSVDDIRKLKPVDPESGLGFVLEAIRQVRAAMRPDIPLIGFAGAPFTVAAYMIEGKGSRNYIPTKTLMHQEPGAWHELMEKITTASLSYLKAQVAAGCQILQIFDSWVGCLSPADYREYVFPHMQRLFSELPKDIPSIHFGTDTTSLLDQIKGAGGDVIGLDWRVDIAQAWRQLGDVAVQGNFDPVLLFSEPDVIRAEARKILEAVGSKPGFIFNLGHGILPETPVDHVMALVDFVHGWKMK, encoded by the coding sequence ATGGCGAAGCTGGTCGAGAAGGCCGGCGGCAAGGCCCTGAGCGCCCCCTCGATGCGCGAGGTCCCGCTGGAGGACAATTCCGACGCCTTCCGGTTTTTTGCAGAGCTCGAGGCCGGCGCCTACGACCTCTTCGTCCTGATGACCGGCGTCGGCCTGCGCACCCTGCTCGCCGCCCTCGAGACCAAGTACCCGAAGGAGCGCGTCCTCGCCGCCTTCGAAAAAACCAAGGTCGTCGTTCGCGGGCCGAAGCCGCTCGCGGTCTGCAAGATGCAGAATATCCCCGTCGCCGTGACGGTGCCGGAGCCGAACACCTGGCAGGAGATCCTCGCCATCCTGCGCGAGGAGGCGCTGCTCGCCGGGAAGAAGATCGCGGTCCTGGAGTACGGCGCCTCCAACGCCGACTTCCTCGAGGGCCTGCGCGCGGGCGGCGCGACGGTGCGCCCGGTGAAGATCTACCAGTGGGCCCTGCCCGAGGACCTGGGGCCGCTGGAGCGCGGCATCGAGGCGATCCTGCGCGGCGAGGTGCAGGTCTTGCTTTTCACCACCGCCACGCAGGTGCACCACCTCTTGCAAGTCGCCGGCCCGCGCGAGTCGGCCCTGCGCCGCGCCCTGCACCGCGTCGCGATCGGCTCGATCGGGCCCACCACCAGCGAGGCCCTGCGCGAGCGGCAGCTCTTCGCGGACTACGAGGCCACGCCGAACAAGATGCCGGAGCTGGTGGCCCAGATGGCGGCCGTCGCCGGGGAGATCGTCGCGAGGAAGAATGAGCGGGCGGATGAGGCTTGGGTGAGGACCGTAGGGGACGGGCGAACACAAGGTTCGCCCCTACCGGAATCCCGTATGCTACGGGCCTGCCGCAAGCAGCCCGTCGACCGCATCCCCGTTTGGCTGATGCGCCAGGCCGGCCGTTACATGGCGGAATACCAGCTGGTGCGCGGCGGTGTGGACTTTCTGACATTGTGCAAGACCCCCGAGCTCGCCGCGCAGGTGACGCTGGACGCCGTCGAGCGTCTCAACGTCGACGCGGCGATCATCTTCGCCGACATCCTCCTGATCGTCGAGCCGATGGGCGTGCCGCTGGAATTCAAAGAGAGCCTGGGTCCCGTGATCGGGCGCCCCGTGCGAAGCGTCGATGACATACGTAAACTCAAGCCCGTCGATCCCGAATCGGGCCTGGGCTTCGTCCTCGAGGCGATCCGCCAAGTCCGCGCCGCGATGCGGCCCGACATCCCCCTCATCGGATTCGCCGGCGCGCCCTTCACCGTTGCCGCCTACATGATCGAGGGCAAGGGTTCGCGCAACTACATCCCGACCAAGACGCTGATGCACCAAGAGCCCGGCGCCTGGCACGAGCTGATGGAGAAGATCACGACCGCCTCGCTGTCCTACCTGAAGGCCCAGGTCGCGGCGGGCTGCCAGATCTTACAGATTTTCGATTCCTGGGTGGGCTGTCTCTCGCCGGCGGATTACCGCGAATACGTTTTTCCCCACATGCAGCGGCTCTTCTCCGAGCTGCCCAAAGATATCCCCTCCATCCATTTCGGCACCGACACGACCTCCCTTCTCGATCAAATCAAAGGGGCGGGCGGCGACGTGATCGGCCTCGATTGGCGGGTGGACATCGCCCAGGCCTGGCGGCAGCTCGGTGACGTCGCGGTGCAGGGAAATTTCGATCCGGTTCTCCTCTTTTCGGAACCCGATGTCATCCGCGCCGAGGCGCGCAAGATCCTCGAGGCGGTGGGTTCGAAGCCCGGCTTCATCTTCAACCTGGGCCACGGCATCCTCCCCGAGACTCCCGTCGACCACGTCATGGCCTTGGTCGATTTCGTGCACGGATGGAAAATGAAATAG
- a CDS encoding co-chaperone GroES: MAKKLNIRPLRDRIIVKRLEEIEKTKGGIIIPDTAKEKPQEAEVVAVGSGRVDDSGKTVPVEVKVGDKVLFSKYSGTEIKIDDEDYLILQESDIQAVVL, translated from the coding sequence ATGGCCAAGAAGCTCAACATTCGTCCCCTCCGGGACCGAATCATCGTGAAACGGCTCGAGGAGATCGAGAAGACCAAGGGCGGCATCATCATTCCCGACACCGCCAAGGAAAAGCCCCAAGAGGCCGAGGTGGTCGCGGTCGGCAGCGGCCGGGTCGACGACAGCGGCAAGACCGTGCCCGTCGAGGTGAAGGTCGGCGACAAGGTGTTGTTCAGCAAGTATTCCGGAACCGAGATCAAGATCGACGATGAAGACTACCTGATCCTCCAAGAGAGCGACATCCAGGCGGTCGTCCTCTAA